The following coding sequences are from one Cenarchaeum symbiosum A window:
- a CDS encoding RTX family exoprotein: protein MTVYLPGGNRTVGGGNPPEVLKAPLGVETNGTHIFVADRNNFRVQIFDANGTAQKVLDRSTHYELIGTPWDVHVSNDTMLLAHETEVLVLDKSRRIVQDLDVSSPDWEVRAVTSNGTHIFAMEDYLLEPRASRLIVYEYAGAEAGAAPHVLSVSAEAGIYREGRAVPFTVAFSEEVDVGGAPRLLLDIPGADAVYSSGSGTAELVFEYTVGAGNASQGLGHAGEDSLVLDGGSITARGSTLPAFLELPPPPGGPGVVVGAPDVNVVVMDSPVPSDVLRVSAPMVIKVAVSDTPSVMENGGGMGTADLTAESILDIQDGAALSVLRGASDLPAVSDAATASMGETRATDAPGTSDEASLSVSLGITDAPAVSERIARMGTGSADALDIPAVADGAALSLSIGISDVSSVSDGASILSMGADGAADAPGIVETVSLSASLGTGDGPAFSEMVEGMSMILLSASEAPGVTDSAHTTPTVRSVSAPSSIEMVNGTVEITVTFSEPVNISGVPLLRLDVGANATFAAGSGTSSVTFNYTVGEGHNSDDLSYISTNALVPGNGSITAADDGIPADLALPRPGSGSSLSGSSNVTIDTEPPAIARILATGNYTLEAASNEPFNISRTNIELEIDGLPANATMVDAVAGNNLLITTNRTLFDAQNITVGFTDVTDPAGNPLVADEYNLTDNDKALLDDREVVIGDDGNLLVIHGGMPPEFTVRDGTSRNVSLILNLEHGGGNETHALIPSSVTITDGNITVLLPANLTLSEFNGMHQIIIERSSRVPAVEGTYEDPVEVGQMGADLQLGMLARITLHEQGGNTGYRIDSMNDTISIDTRCDADSSARAAAQIGDGGACSIDVGVDLAIWTRGLSAWGSFVPFPSEAIPVEQPAPLPRRGGGGGGGGGGGGGGGGSTLTGSDTGRSASLGFASSGQDARESPSGILLAPGGTLAITPELESAGFEARVFGMEVILYGAGGQEDARVKYSAVPSLLNSEQCAGESYSSERIFACDVSSVISEENAGYSFDSSDQLSLEIPLEGEFEGMMSVMLQDNRGILLLSHEGTAYGLSTGQAEPVLEIDPEPAGIAEEGPGGTEPATMAEPPEPVIEVEPEPVAEPESDAAAEPDMIPEEPDESEPSAPEEAEEPEDLLNMIVEWFRSLFGG from the coding sequence GTGACAGTTTACCTGCCCGGCGGCAACAGGACAGTGGGCGGCGGCAATCCGCCCGAGGTGTTAAAAGCCCCTCTGGGGGTGGAGACCAACGGGACACACATCTTTGTAGCCGATAGAAACAACTTCAGGGTGCAGATATTCGATGCCAATGGCACCGCGCAGAAGGTGCTTGACCGCTCTACACACTATGAACTCATCGGCACGCCCTGGGACGTGCACGTCTCAAACGATACAATGCTGCTGGCCCATGAAACTGAAGTACTGGTCCTTGACAAATCCCGCAGGATAGTGCAGGATCTGGATGTGTCCTCCCCGGACTGGGAGGTGAGGGCCGTGACGTCCAACGGGACCCACATATTCGCCATGGAGGACTATCTTTTGGAGCCGCGGGCATCCCGCCTGATAGTATACGAGTATGCAGGTGCAGAGGCAGGGGCTGCGCCGCACGTGCTCTCGGTCTCGGCGGAGGCGGGCATTTACAGAGAAGGCCGCGCAGTCCCCTTTACCGTGGCCTTTTCAGAGGAGGTGGATGTAGGCGGGGCTCCGCGCCTGCTGCTGGACATACCGGGGGCCGATGCAGTCTACTCCTCGGGGTCGGGCACTGCAGAGCTTGTCTTTGAGTATACTGTCGGGGCGGGCAACGCGTCGCAGGGGCTCGGCCATGCAGGCGAGGACTCGCTTGTGCTCGACGGCGGTTCCATAACGGCAAGAGGATCCACGCTGCCTGCATTTTTGGAGCTGCCGCCCCCGCCTGGCGGGCCGGGTGTGGTGGTAGGGGCGCCGGATGTCAACGTGGTAGTCATGGACTCGCCTGTGCCCTCGGACGTGCTGCGGGTATCCGCCCCCATGGTGATCAAGGTGGCCGTATCAGATACCCCGAGTGTCATGGAGAATGGCGGCGGGATGGGGACTGCAGATCTAACAGCGGAGAGCATCCTTGACATACAAGACGGGGCCGCGCTGTCTGTTCTCCGCGGGGCCTCAGACCTGCCTGCTGTATCCGATGCAGCAACAGCATCAATGGGGGAGACGCGCGCGACAGACGCACCCGGAACATCCGATGAGGCATCCCTGTCGGTCTCGCTGGGTATAACGGATGCGCCGGCAGTATCCGAGAGAATAGCCAGGATGGGAACAGGATCTGCTGATGCATTAGATATCCCCGCAGTCGCTGACGGAGCCGCACTGTCCTTATCCATTGGCATCTCTGATGTTTCGTCGGTATCCGACGGCGCTAGCATATTGAGCATGGGCGCAGACGGGGCGGCAGACGCACCGGGCATAGTCGAGACAGTCTCCCTGTCGGCCTCGCTCGGCACAGGGGACGGGCCTGCATTCTCCGAGATGGTTGAAGGCATGAGCATGATCCTTTTGAGCGCCTCGGAGGCGCCGGGGGTGACGGACTCTGCGCACACCACTCCGACGGTAAGGTCGGTCTCGGCCCCCTCTTCCATAGAGATGGTAAACGGCACAGTCGAGATAACGGTCACATTCAGCGAGCCCGTAAACATCTCGGGAGTCCCGCTGCTCAGGCTTGATGTGGGCGCAAATGCCACATTTGCAGCCGGCTCGGGCACCTCCAGTGTAACCTTCAACTATACGGTAGGCGAGGGCCACAACTCGGACGACCTGTCCTATATCAGCACAAACGCGCTGGTACCCGGCAACGGCAGCATAACTGCGGCAGATGACGGAATACCCGCAGACCTCGCACTGCCGCGGCCCGGCTCCGGCTCATCGCTGTCGGGCAGCTCAAACGTGACAATAGACACCGAACCGCCCGCGATAGCGCGCATACTGGCCACGGGGAATTACACTCTGGAGGCCGCCAGCAACGAGCCGTTCAACATCAGCCGCACGAACATCGAACTGGAAATAGACGGGTTACCCGCCAATGCGACCATGGTGGACGCGGTGGCGGGCAACAACCTGCTCATAACTACAAACCGCACGCTCTTTGATGCACAGAACATCACGGTCGGGTTTACAGATGTGACGGACCCCGCGGGGAATCCGCTTGTAGCGGACGAGTACAACCTCACCGATAACGACAAGGCTCTGCTTGACGACAGGGAGGTAGTCATAGGCGATGATGGCAACCTGCTGGTCATACACGGCGGGATGCCTCCAGAGTTCACTGTCAGGGACGGCACGTCCCGGAACGTCTCGCTCATACTGAACCTTGAGCACGGAGGCGGCAATGAAACTCACGCGTTGATTCCCTCGTCGGTTACGATCACAGACGGAAACATCACCGTGTTGTTGCCGGCAAACCTGACCCTGTCGGAGTTCAACGGGATGCACCAGATAATCATAGAGAGATCATCCCGGGTTCCTGCCGTGGAAGGCACCTACGAGGATCCGGTCGAGGTGGGCCAGATGGGCGCAGATCTGCAGCTGGGCATGCTGGCCCGGATCACACTGCATGAACAGGGGGGAAATACAGGATACCGCATAGATTCGATGAACGATACCATATCCATAGATACGCGCTGCGACGCGGACAGCTCCGCCAGGGCGGCCGCACAGATAGGTGACGGCGGCGCCTGCTCAATCGATGTCGGAGTAGACCTTGCAATATGGACGCGCGGCCTCTCCGCATGGGGCTCGTTTGTCCCGTTCCCATCCGAGGCCATCCCCGTGGAGCAGCCCGCACCCCTGCCGCGCAGGGGCGGTGGCGGAGGCGGCGGAGGCGGCGGTGGAGGAGGCGGTGGCGGCTCCACCCTCACCGGGTCAGATACGGGCAGGTCCGCCTCGCTTGGGTTTGCATCTAGCGGTCAGGATGCAAGGGAATCACCCTCGGGGATACTACTTGCGCCGGGCGGCACCCTCGCCATCACCCCGGAGCTAGAATCAGCCGGCTTCGAGGCAAGGGTATTCGGTATGGAGGTGATCCTGTACGGGGCAGGCGGACAGGAGGACGCCCGCGTCAAATACTCAGCAGTCCCCAGTCTGCTCAACTCCGAGCAGTGCGCCGGTGAATCATATTCATCAGAGCGCATATTCGCGTGCGATGTATCCTCGGTAATCTCGGAGGAGAATGCAGGGTACTCGTTTGATTCCTCGGACCAGCTGAGCCTCGAGATACCGCTTGAAGGTGAATTTGAGGGAATGATGAGCGTCATGCTGCAGGACAACCGCGGCATACTGTTGCTATCTCATGAGGGCACGGCATACGGGTTGAGCACGGGGCAGGCAGAGCCCGTCCTGGAGATTGACCCGGAGCCCGCAGGAATTGCAGAGGAGGGGCCAGGCGGTACAGAGCCCGCCACCATGGCGGAGCCGCCGGAGCCTGTCATTGAAGTAGAGCCCGAGCCCGTTGCCGAACCGGAGTCAGATGCCGCGGCAGAGCCCGACATGATACCCGAAGAGCCAGATGAAAGTGAGCCTTCCGCACCCGAAGAGGCAGAGGAGCCCGAAGACCTGCTGAATATGATCGTAGAATGGTTCCGGTCCCTGTTCGGCGGATGA
- a CDS encoding myo-inositol-1-phosphate synthase (COG1260): MRRVPAAKKPERRPCLEEYNAQTNRGSARLKTFKRFWAGRSNMGGIKVGLVGIGNCFSGLIQGIEYYKKNPSQEVTGIIHKELRGYGIHDIEFVCGFDVGESKVGKSMNDAIYAEPNMVNWVDHGDMPKTPAMVHEGPALDGVGLWVENRVKPIKSSKTDDELAAEAKKIIQDTGAEVLVSYLPVGSDRATRFWAQICLDTGTAFVNCIPSFIASDAEWGQKFADAGVPVIGDDIKGQVGATIVHRTLARLCSDRGTKIERTYQINVGGNTDFLNMKEQERLVSKRISKTESVQSQLKERLDDDRIYVGPSDFIPFLGNTKLMFMRIEGRQWANIPYNMEVRLDVDDKANSAGIVVDAIRLARIARDDGVGGPIIPASAYLMKHPPEQMSDPQAKAACEKFVSGA, from the coding sequence ATGCGCCGCGTACCCGCGGCAAAAAAACCAGAACGCCGCCCGTGCCTAGAAGAGTATAACGCGCAGACAAACAGGGGATCCGCGCGGTTGAAAACCTTTAAACGCTTTTGGGCCGGGCGCTCAAACATGGGCGGCATAAAGGTCGGGCTGGTCGGCATAGGCAACTGCTTTTCAGGCCTCATACAGGGCATAGAATACTATAAAAAAAACCCCTCGCAGGAGGTGACCGGCATAATCCACAAGGAGCTGCGCGGCTACGGCATACACGACATAGAGTTTGTCTGCGGCTTTGACGTGGGCGAGAGCAAGGTAGGAAAGAGCATGAACGATGCAATCTACGCAGAGCCCAACATGGTCAACTGGGTCGACCACGGCGACATGCCAAAGACGCCAGCCATGGTACACGAGGGGCCGGCGCTCGACGGGGTAGGCCTCTGGGTGGAGAACCGCGTCAAGCCGATAAAGAGCTCAAAGACCGACGACGAGCTTGCTGCCGAGGCAAAAAAGATCATACAAGATACGGGAGCTGAAGTGCTGGTATCCTATCTTCCTGTCGGATCCGACCGTGCCACCAGATTCTGGGCGCAGATATGCCTCGATACGGGGACGGCCTTTGTCAACTGCATACCCTCGTTTATAGCGTCAGACGCAGAATGGGGCCAAAAGTTTGCCGATGCCGGCGTGCCCGTAATAGGGGACGACATCAAGGGCCAGGTGGGGGCCACCATAGTGCACAGGACACTGGCCCGGCTCTGCAGCGACAGGGGCACAAAGATAGAGAGGACCTACCAGATCAACGTGGGCGGCAATACAGACTTTCTCAACATGAAAGAGCAGGAGAGGCTCGTCAGCAAGCGGATCTCCAAGACCGAAAGCGTGCAAAGCCAGCTCAAGGAGAGGCTTGATGACGACCGGATATACGTCGGGCCGTCGGACTTTATACCGTTTCTGGGCAACACCAAGCTGATGTTCATGCGGATAGAGGGCAGGCAGTGGGCCAACATACCGTACAACATGGAAGTAAGGCTCGATGTAGACGACAAGGCCAACTCGGCAGGGATAGTGGTAGATGCGATCAGGCTGGCCAGGATAGCGCGGGACGACGGCGTGGGCGGGCCGATAATACCTGCCAGTGCGTACCTTATGAAGCACCCGCCCGAGCAGATGAGCGATCCGCAGGCAAAGGCAGCCTGTGAAAAGTTCGTGTCGGGCGCCTGA
- a CDS encoding chromosome segregation ATPase (COG1196), with the protein MVHIRKVEIFGFKSFGFRNTSVEFRPGLVSISGPNGSGKSNILDAIIFALGENRPKAMRVGRLSGLMHDIEGSRRGPKMTRASVHFDNSDRRIPVDSDTVEVTREMAPQGESVYYLNKKKSPRGAILDLLDMAGAGLSQLNVVQQGTVTRISEFSPEEKREAIENLIGLSYFDEKKAESVKQLSDADQRLAIALAKMGEIKKRIDELEVERNHKLRHDMIEEELGRLRAVSAADKLRHLGSQKVEKSAELAEVSASAAAQRSELDGIREELKSAEGEKAAYMESVEGHGREKAAFEGELGSALRSSEEHRSGILTAERRVERINARIPEIDGEAQELRGRLESARSAAAAAAAELAAAGESRQRAEAGVSGVNTERDAALSRQSEAAKKRSAADAQMREVKDRLGEARLETAQARARLDDAKSKEESNSSKRGEYARDCSALRALQGELAAAVEERRASADSLRGKLEGLEAKKIRTGSEVEELGFLLEKSGRAAGQYDAKLRLVRGMMHEEYSAAKLRESARELGILGQVYELISWDEKDERAVMAAGSDWIKATVVEDLATLAGLAGHMRERGLPKLRIIPLEALPRLRPAPPEIEGAAGLLSDRIKCGRRYSALKEFLFGNVVVADSVESAHRISRAGYRSVTLGGEYYEAGTAAAVIDISSRISKLARVISMSSSVEGLVSAVSMLKGHVEKRRGLLKRAEGEILACRDELQSAETGLAATEGEHRELGEQAARKERVRDQMAERIAELSSERGRLEEEINVHETLTASLVAELEQAASAEPGADPDAMAAGIDALNAKRSELERLQAEAVSAFGRASESKAGADAAASGTESALRVLDTEKSGITAEAGELAAKAAISKEQLAISEEQLVKLRGREQEFIEASAESVGRMKEYDGRLSALNARDREVSAGAAKAERRRDALERDLSSIEEGMKETQTVLDMFGFGGDLEYFDVGPMLRGLEAEQRSLQQLNARAPEVYADVTDGYRSMSSRKNSLEGERNRIVGFIEGIEREKKQTFLDAFDKVDREIKNAFSKMTGGSAWLELQNEDDIFSSGISYMIQFQNKPKRESTSISGGEKTLAAVVFVLALQKLKPSPFYLFDEVDAHLDAPNSEKLAKILEERARESQFIMVSLKDSVVRRASLIYGVFPKGGVSHVVSYRDKRLPSMAPST; encoded by the coding sequence ATGGTACACATACGCAAGGTGGAGATCTTTGGATTCAAGTCGTTCGGGTTCCGGAACACGTCCGTCGAGTTCCGCCCCGGCCTTGTGTCCATATCGGGGCCCAACGGATCGGGCAAGAGCAACATACTTGATGCCATAATATTCGCGCTCGGCGAGAACAGGCCCAAGGCCATGAGGGTAGGTAGGCTGTCGGGCCTGATGCACGACATAGAGGGATCAAGGCGGGGCCCAAAGATGACCAGGGCCAGCGTCCACTTTGACAACTCCGACAGGAGGATCCCCGTCGATTCAGACACGGTAGAGGTGACCCGCGAGATGGCCCCCCAGGGCGAGAGCGTATACTACCTGAACAAGAAAAAGTCCCCCCGCGGGGCCATACTGGACCTGCTCGACATGGCCGGCGCGGGCCTCAGCCAGCTCAACGTGGTCCAGCAGGGGACCGTCACCAGAATATCAGAGTTCTCCCCGGAAGAAAAGCGCGAGGCAATAGAGAACCTCATAGGCCTGTCCTATTTTGATGAAAAAAAGGCAGAATCAGTAAAGCAGCTATCCGACGCCGACCAGCGCCTCGCCATAGCCCTTGCAAAGATGGGCGAGATAAAAAAGAGAATAGACGAGCTAGAAGTGGAGCGAAACCACAAGCTCCGGCACGACATGATAGAGGAGGAATTAGGCAGGCTCAGGGCGGTATCAGCTGCTGACAAGCTCCGGCACCTGGGCTCGCAAAAGGTGGAAAAGTCAGCCGAGCTTGCGGAGGTGTCGGCTAGCGCAGCCGCGCAAAGATCAGAGCTTGACGGGATCAGGGAAGAGCTAAAGTCCGCAGAAGGCGAAAAGGCCGCATATATGGAGTCCGTCGAGGGCCACGGCAGAGAAAAGGCCGCATTCGAGGGTGAGCTTGGCTCGGCTTTGCGCTCTTCGGAGGAGCACAGGTCGGGAATACTAACCGCAGAGCGGCGCGTCGAGCGCATAAATGCGAGGATCCCCGAGATAGACGGGGAAGCGCAGGAGCTCCGGGGCAGGCTGGAGTCAGCAAGGTCTGCCGCGGCGGCAGCAGCCGCCGAGCTTGCAGCTGCAGGAGAATCGAGGCAGCGCGCAGAGGCAGGCGTCTCCGGGGTAAATACCGAGCGCGATGCGGCCCTGTCCAGACAGTCAGAGGCGGCAAAGAAAAGATCCGCCGCGGACGCGCAAATGCGGGAGGTCAAGGACAGGCTCGGCGAGGCGCGGCTTGAAACAGCACAGGCAAGGGCAAGGCTTGATGATGCAAAATCCAAGGAGGAATCCAACTCGAGCAAGCGCGGCGAGTACGCGCGCGACTGCTCGGCGCTGCGTGCACTGCAAGGCGAGCTTGCAGCTGCAGTCGAGGAGCGCAGGGCATCGGCAGACAGCCTCCGGGGCAAGCTCGAGGGTCTGGAGGCAAAAAAAATAAGGACGGGATCCGAGGTCGAGGAGCTTGGATTTCTGCTTGAAAAATCCGGCAGGGCGGCAGGCCAGTACGACGCAAAGCTGCGCCTCGTCCGGGGGATGATGCATGAGGAATACTCTGCTGCAAAGCTCAGGGAGAGCGCGCGCGAGCTTGGAATACTGGGGCAGGTATACGAGCTGATCTCGTGGGATGAAAAAGACGAGCGCGCGGTGATGGCCGCCGGTTCTGACTGGATAAAGGCTACAGTGGTCGAGGATCTTGCCACCCTTGCTGGGCTTGCGGGACATATGCGGGAGCGCGGGCTGCCCAAGCTGAGGATAATCCCGCTGGAGGCGCTGCCGCGGCTCAGGCCGGCGCCGCCGGAGATAGAAGGGGCGGCAGGCCTGCTTTCGGACCGCATAAAGTGCGGCCGGAGGTACTCTGCCCTCAAGGAGTTTTTGTTCGGGAATGTAGTGGTGGCAGACTCTGTGGAATCTGCTCACAGGATCTCCCGGGCGGGCTACAGGTCGGTGACCCTAGGGGGCGAGTACTATGAGGCAGGCACTGCCGCGGCCGTAATCGACATAAGCTCGCGGATATCAAAGCTTGCAAGGGTCATATCGATGAGCAGCTCGGTGGAGGGCCTCGTCTCGGCAGTCTCCATGCTAAAAGGGCACGTAGAGAAGAGAAGGGGCCTTCTAAAGAGGGCGGAAGGCGAGATCCTGGCCTGCCGGGACGAGCTGCAGTCGGCCGAGACAGGGCTTGCCGCCACAGAAGGGGAGCACCGGGAACTCGGGGAGCAGGCCGCAAGAAAAGAGCGCGTCCGCGACCAGATGGCAGAGAGGATAGCCGAGCTCTCCTCCGAGAGGGGGCGCCTCGAAGAGGAGATCAACGTGCATGAAACCCTGACGGCGTCGCTTGTGGCCGAGCTCGAACAGGCCGCATCCGCAGAACCGGGCGCAGATCCGGATGCGATGGCGGCAGGAATAGACGCCCTCAATGCAAAAAGGTCGGAGCTAGAACGGCTCCAGGCGGAGGCGGTCTCTGCCTTTGGCAGGGCATCAGAGTCCAAGGCGGGTGCCGATGCGGCCGCCTCGGGCACAGAATCGGCGCTGCGCGTCCTGGATACAGAAAAGTCAGGCATCACCGCGGAAGCTGGCGAGCTTGCAGCCAAGGCGGCCATATCAAAGGAGCAGCTTGCAATATCAGAAGAGCAGCTTGTAAAGCTCCGCGGAAGAGAGCAGGAGTTCATAGAGGCCTCGGCAGAATCCGTGGGAAGAATGAAGGAATACGACGGCAGGCTGAGCGCCCTCAACGCCCGGGACAGGGAGGTCTCGGCGGGGGCTGCCAAGGCGGAGCGCCGCAGGGACGCGCTCGAGAGGGATCTCTCCTCGATAGAAGAAGGCATGAAGGAGACGCAGACGGTCCTCGATATGTTCGGCTTTGGGGGGGATCTTGAATACTTTGACGTGGGGCCCATGCTGCGCGGGCTAGAGGCGGAGCAGCGCTCGCTGCAGCAGCTCAACGCAAGGGCCCCCGAGGTGTACGCCGATGTTACAGACGGCTACAGGTCCATGTCTTCAAGAAAGAACTCGCTCGAGGGGGAGCGCAACAGGATAGTCGGCTTTATAGAGGGAATAGAAAGGGAGAAAAAACAGACGTTCCTTGACGCGTTCGACAAGGTCGACAGGGAGATAAAGAACGCATTCTCAAAGATGACCGGCGGGAGCGCGTGGCTGGAGCTGCAAAACGAAGACGACATATTTAGCTCCGGCATATCGTACATGATCCAGTTCCAGAACAAGCCAAAAAGGGAGTCCACTTCTATCAGCGGGGGCGAAAAAACGCTT
- a CDS encoding deoxyhypusine synthase (COG1899) — MIEPGRPVEDISIGRGTGIGEIFDGLSRSGGFESVNMALGLDVLHSMASDDKCLRFLSFVGALVSTGARGIIRDMLGGKMFDVVVTTCGALDHDIARSYSEYREGSFTMDDSELVGAGMHRLGSVLVPLESYGPLIERKMQAFLEEEYAKGTRRMSTADITRMIGLHTGEDSFLHKAAGHGIPVVVPGIMDGAVGSQIWMFTQKHSDFVLDVSADSELLSGLVFKAERSGALMLGGGISKHHTLWWNQYRGGLDYALYMATADEHDGSLSGAPVREAISWGKVAPGARQVTLRAEITSVLPFIYAALLERLQ; from the coding sequence ATGATAGAGCCCGGCAGACCTGTAGAGGATATCAGCATCGGCAGGGGGACTGGCATAGGCGAGATATTCGACGGCCTGTCGAGGTCCGGCGGCTTTGAATCAGTCAACATGGCGCTCGGCCTTGACGTTTTGCACTCTATGGCATCCGATGATAAATGCCTGCGCTTTCTCTCGTTTGTGGGGGCGCTTGTCTCGACGGGCGCGCGCGGTATAATCCGCGACATGCTGGGCGGAAAGATGTTTGATGTGGTGGTGACGACATGCGGCGCGCTCGACCACGACATTGCCAGGTCATATTCCGAATACAGGGAGGGCTCGTTTACGATGGATGACTCGGAGCTTGTCGGCGCGGGGATGCACCGGCTGGGGAGCGTCCTTGTCCCGCTGGAGAGCTATGGGCCGCTAATAGAGCGCAAGATGCAGGCGTTTTTGGAAGAAGAGTATGCAAAGGGCACGCGCCGCATGTCTACCGCGGATATAACCAGGATGATAGGCTTGCATACGGGGGAGGATTCGTTTCTGCACAAGGCCGCAGGCCACGGCATTCCAGTGGTGGTGCCGGGTATCATGGACGGGGCTGTCGGCAGCCAGATCTGGATGTTCACGCAAAAGCATTCCGACTTTGTGCTAGATGTGTCGGCGGATTCTGAGCTACTATCGGGGCTGGTATTCAAGGCGGAGAGATCCGGAGCCCTCATGCTGGGCGGCGGCATATCAAAGCACCACACCCTGTGGTGGAACCAGTACCGGGGCGGGCTGGATTATGCCCTGTACATGGCGACTGCGGACGAGCACGACGGGAGCCTCAGCGGGGCGCCCGTGCGCGAGGCCATATCGTGGGGCAAGGTGGCCCCCGGGGCCCGGCAGGTGACCCTGCGCGCGGAGATCACCTCGGTCCTGCCGTTTATCTATGCGGCACTGCTAGAGCGACTGCAGTGA